One window of Biomphalaria glabrata chromosome 6, xgBioGlab47.1, whole genome shotgun sequence genomic DNA carries:
- the LOC129926698 gene encoding uncharacterized protein LOC129926698: MSIPFPNPQHKVTADLWISIPFPNPQHKVTADLWISIPFPNPQHKVTADLWISIPFPNPQHKVTADLWISIPFPNPQHKVTADLWMNIPFPNPQHKLTADLWISIPFPNPQHTVTVDLWMIIPFPNPQHKVTADLWISIPFPNPQHKVTAELWLSIPFSNPQHTVTADLWMSIQFPNPQHKVSISFLLTQNDS; encoded by the coding sequence ATGAGCATCCCATTTCCTAACCCCCAACACAAAGTGACAGCTGACCTATGGATCAGCATCCCATTTCCTAACCCCCAACACAAAGTGACAGCTGACCTATGGATCAGCATCCCATTTCCTAACCCCCAACACAAAGTGACAGCTGACCTATGGATCAGCATCCCATTTCCTAACCCCCAACACAAAGTGACAGCTGACCTATGGATCAGCATCCCATTTCCTAACCCCCAACACAAAGTGACAGCTGACCTATGGATGAACATCCCATTTCCTAACCCCCAACACAAACTGACAGCTGACCTATGGATCAGCATCCCATTTCCTAACCCCCAACACACAGTGACAGTTGACCTATGGATGATCATCCCATTTCCTAACCCCCAACACAAAGTGACAGCTGACCTATGGATCAGCATCCCATTTCCTAACCCCCAACACAAAGTGACAGCTGAGCTATGGTTGAGCATCCCATTTTCTAACCCCCAACACACAGTGACAGCTGACCTATGGATGAGCATCCAATTTCCTAACCCCCAACACAAAGTGAGCATCTCATTCCTATTAACACAAAATGACAGCTGA